A single region of the Manihot esculenta cultivar AM560-2 chromosome 12, M.esculenta_v8, whole genome shotgun sequence genome encodes:
- the LOC122721299 gene encoding uncharacterized protein LOC122721299, producing the protein MGKQFAIEKIFGGWEESYERLRKFMHAIVNYNPDTVVAIEDDPHWIEGRLDGNVRVFDRMFWAFQQSIEGFKFCRPVIFVDGTFLYGKYSGCILCATGLDENNMIFPLAFALVEKEDSDNWGWFMDCLRLYVTDREELCVISDRHIGIKKNTDIKEALRTAANQNQKRKFYDAMNKIREVSPEIFEWALKIPLETWTRSHDGGKRYGSMTTNTIESVNGMLKGFRALPVTAMVEKIFYQCANYFDIRRTTYLNQMQMGHTFTHACAEVIRKNEMKVARHRVTRFSNETLVFEVRTSGTGNKQVVKLIEGTCTCGKFQEM; encoded by the exons ATGGGAAAACAATTTGCAATTGAAAAGATTTTTGGTGGATGGGAGGAATCATATGAGAGATTGCGTAAGTTCATGCATGCTATTGTGAATTACAATCCCGATACAGTTGTCGCAATTGAAGATGATCCACACTGGATTGAAGGTCGTTTAGATGGGAACGTTAGAGTGTTTGATAGAATGTTTTGGGCATTTCAACAATCAATTGAAGGATTCAAGTTTTGTAGGCCAGTCATCTTTGTTGATGGAACTTTTTTATATGGGAAATATAGTGGTTGTATTCTTTGTGCAACTGGGCTTGATgaaaataatatgatttttcCATTAGCATTTGCATTAGTTGAAAAAGAGGATAGTGACAATTGGGGATGGTTCATGGATTGTCTTCGATTATATGTTACCGACAGAGAAGAATTATGTGTTATATCCGACAGACACATTGGGATTAAAAAG AATACCGATATTAAGGAAGCTTTGCGCACAGCAG CTAATCAAAATCAGAAGCGAAAattttatgatgccatgaataAGATAAGGGAAGTCAGTCCTGAAATATTTGAGTGGGCCCTTAAAATACCTTTAGAAACATGGACACGGTCACATGATGGAGGAAAAAGGTATGGATCCATGACAACAAATACAATTGAATCTGTCAATGGGATGTTGAAGGGGTTTCGCGCATTACCTGTCACAGCTATGGTTGAAAAAATATTCTACCAATGTGCTAACTACTTTGACATACGTCGCACGACGTATTTGAATCAAATGCAAATGGGGCACACTTTTACGCATGCATGTGCAGAAGTAATTAGAAAGAACGAGATGAAAGTAGCAAGACATCGGGTGACACGATTTAGTAACGAAACTTTAGTTTTTGAAGTTCGTACCAGTGGCACCGGGAATAAGCAAGTTGTTAAACTAATAGAAGGTACATGCACTTGTGGTAAGTTtcaagagatgtga